gatgagatgaaataaaatactttcactatccaaaccggaGGAATTTTGTGTGAAATCTAGATAaataatcaaaactaaaataattgtCAATCTCAAGAGCTATTAATTTTAATCTACAATAAGGGTAAACAtatagattttgtttaagaagaaataaagTAAAAGAGATTTGAATGACAATTTTCTCTAAGATTCTTTAACCAAAGatttaaaaatctcattttgatGGACTTTGAAGTAATCCTCCTCTTGGACCTTAGTTCATATATATCATGAGATTTGTTTACCTAAAGTTACTTTGTCTTGACTCTTGATGCATTGACAACGATAATATTTGTGAATTAGTGTTTTGtcaataaattaatcataaacagtaattttactcgtgaagaagaaataaagtataaacaaaCAGTAATTTTATCTCACTAAAAATTAACTTGTAAATTTTTcaaccaaatattattttgatggaCTTTGAAGTAACCCTCCTCTTGGGCCTTAGTTCGTACATCCCTTGccttgaaaataatgaaaaaaaagtaatgttatacaccatactctcatcctattttaataatacttcgtttgttttcagagatgagatgagatgagattttttgagatatatataaatagtattgagATATGTTGAGTATAGATaggataagatgagatatgataaaattatgtttgtttatagagatgagatgatattagtTTAACTTTTTTGTGAAGTATTTATGGTTGTGGGACCTATAGCCATTTTGCagcttttgcattttttttttagctttttccTAGACTGcgttgagttttatttttttattttttatttttatgtttcgtAACATTTCGACGTTACTCAACATATTTCGGCATTTTGCTTTTTTTCACAGATTTCGACGTTACTGCAGGGACCCACTAATATGTACTGTTGGGACCCATAGCTATTAGCtgccaaaagaaagaaaggatggGCCCACTGACAACTTTTTCTGTGTATAGTAGAATTgatgaataatgataaaataataagagatgaaatgagataagataagatgagataaaaaatgagTGTTTGCTTTTAGAAAGTGTCTGACCGTACAAAACTTAGAgaagttttcaaagttttgtgtTTCATCTCTCAAAGCAAACGTGGCCTAAGTGGTATGTGgcacattcatcaccattagatgataaaaaaatatgcaataaatgattatttaatggtaataaatgtatcacatcatacttagtgggatgaaagtaaGATGATAAtatggtgtataaaatttttcaaaaaaaagacATGAATACTTTGCTTTATCTTGGCATTCATTCTCAAAGTTCTTTCAAAAATCATAACCACAAACACTTGAGACTTTTTTACCTGAAGTTATTTTGTCAAGACACATTTGACAATGATACTATTTgtgagaaaaattctatacaccacattatcatcttatttttattatattacttttattacCATCTTTTATTGGATGATGGATCatccaatgataataaatatgtcacattttaCAAAGTaggataaaaatgagatgaaaatgtggTGTAGAACATTACCAAGAAGTGCAAAATGcgcttttttattttgtgtttttttcaattatttttaaaatcactttaaacatttttaaaaaaaaaatagaaactcattaaaaatacacttcgttaactattaagtaaaaaaaaaatcaaatcggTAGAAACTCTCGGGACAAGATAAATAACTTACTCTGGTTAAACAAAGGTTAAAAAGAAGAGTCCTTCTACGGTCAGCCACTGTAGGGGTGCACACTTTGCACACCTTACGTAACTGCACTgtttgtaattctttttttgaaaatcaaaatgtaccttctcatcttactattttcttcttaaagaaCACCGGATTCAAAAACACTGTTGAGAATCTCTCTGTAAATGCTTCTTTCCGATCTCCGGGTTTGTGTTCTCAGGCTTCCATTGCCGCTTTGTATTGGGCTTGAATTCTTTCGCAGAGAGATATGGAGGTTTTCATAGTGTGAAGAGGAAGCAGCTGCAAGCGCAATAGGCAGTGCGCTTGAATTCTTTCCCAACAATAGATTTTCTCTCTgttcttttatttcaactttcattttttttacaacagtGGATTTTGACTAAAATATGGTGTTATGCACAGGAGGAAGGAGAACCTATAAATAAAGATCAGTCGTGCTCGAAGGACTTGGGGGTAATAGGCAGTGCAAACCAGATGGGCTGAAGCCCAGAATGTGGAGAAAGCTTCTGCAGTTGACAATGAAAGTGAAAGTCTTGCAGATCAGAAAGAATGCAAAAAATCGTCGAAGGCTCTCGAAGGAGGACTTGGGCTGAGAGACGATCGAAGAAGACTACTGAGAGCTGAGAGCCTGAGAGACGTGCATTTAGTGAACCCGGTTCAGTGCGTTTAGTGAATCCGGTCCAAACGTCTGGTGTGTTATGGCTGTTGTCAACAGTAAACTGATGTAAAGATTTTTCCtaaaaagaaattacttttttttcctgTGAATGTGAATGTAGCTCCACTCTTATCACAATCACATACCTCTatacaatgaaataatttaaatatattaaaaaaaagaaatgtaaaataaattaatattacattCATTAATTGCGTAAAAGTTGTTAACAAGTTGTCGCAGAGATATATTTGCTACGATTTTTACAATGTACGACATTTATAAGTGGACTGGCTACTACAATTGCAGACACTATCTATCAGTGCAGAGCTTGGGCTTGGGCATAATACAATGCTCTGATGGCTACGATAATGTTCAAACTTGTTTATTGCCCCCACCGAGTTCACAATGGAGAGAAGCTTTTAGATTGAAGGACATGAAAATGACACATCAATTCAAATTCATTTATCACACCATGTCAAGGAATCCATTGATTCTTCACAAAAGGTTTACATGCTTGACAAAACAACAATCATACAGAGAGCATCGCATTTCAAAGAATTACTGATAACAAGACAATAAGACCTCAAATCAGTTGATCGTAGGAATTGGGTAGGCATTGAAGAGAATAAATGACATAATTCAAGCATTATGCGTAATGAAGGAAACAATCCATAACACAAAATCATAGCTAACTTCAAAACACAATTCCCATagcaatgtatcatataacatctACTTGAAAAACAAATGCACCGTTGATGAACACCCCACTCAAAGGAAAACAGTGTACCAAAATCGAGAAGTAATTTAACAGTAACCAAACTGTCCTCTGCATTACCATTTAAAAAAACCCGTCACTATGGATCAATATTTTATGGGAGCAATAATTTCTAGATGCGAACCGAGTTTCTCCTCAGCAACCTTCTCAGCTTTGACCCTCAGTTTTGTCAATTGCTTCTTTCTCTCATAAGCAACCTGCGACCtctcctttctcttcctctcaagCTCCTACAGAGTTAAAACAGTTCAACATATGTTAAAAAGCATTCACCAGAAATATAATTAATCAGTGGACAGAAATGAATGACATGACAAAATCACGAAAAAATGATGTATGACACTGGCTTCTTGACTTTCTAAACATTAAACAAAAGCTAATTCAAGAACCACAACAGATGCGAAGTCAATTGAACCTCTgacacaattataaatatttgcaAAAGAACCTAGGGTATGGCATTGCACTGAAACACAGTACAAATTGAAAGCAAAAAAGGAGTTTATTGAAACTGTGTTAAATAAATTTGGTCTTACACGCCACTTAGCAAAGGGTATGGCATGTAATGCCAACAGTGAGCCATATGACCGAAGCACTTCAATTAAGATTCAGCTTCAACAAAATTACTTATGACATGTTACCTCGATTCTCAAAATACAGTATCAATACCACTAATGCAATGATATGACTGTAATAAGCATCcttgattttttcatataaaaaacttACCACAcacatgaaaaatataataccCAAAACGATCAGAAAGTTTATAAAAAGCACAATTGATCATCAGATTGTGAAGTCAAATGCCAGAGACTTATAATAGCCGTAACACGTACTAGTACTATAGGTAATCTAACTAGAAGGTACAAATtgcagtaaaaaaataaaaaattctacatCATTTAATCGTATATCCAATATAGAATAACAAATCATGTCAGCATGCCACATCGGGACTCATCAGTAAGAACCTTAAGAGAtgacataagaaaaaaaaagagatgagaaaACGAGTTCTtggaagaaaaacaaacttatcaTTTAGAGGTTGTACACAAAATGCATCATAAAATGCAACCCGAATATATAAACTCTGAGCAGAGTCtaaacccaacaacaaactTAATAAACTAATATGAAACTAAACAGGTATAAATATTACACTGGTGACAACTGAAAACAAGCAAAAATTAAGCAAAGACCCaaaggaaaagacaaaaaaatttcaccTTAATAGTTTCATAGTGGTTCCATCCAACTTCCGAGGAAAGCTTGCCTAACAAGCAGTACTTGTGTCCTGCTTGAAGCCTCAAAACCCTGTTTCACAAAAGCCAGAGGCAAAAATCATTATGTTTGAAAACAACTAAAAACTAAagaatttccaaattcaaatgagaacatcgaatgaggaaaaaaaattactgacTTGAGAGCATCAGGAATGACCATCCGCTTGATCTTATCGTACGGAGGTGGAATCCCTTCATAGGCCTTCAATCGAGCAAGAGCCGCGGCTCCACGTTTGGTCTTGTGTGGAATCATCCTACAAACAACAAAATATCCCTTTCATTTTCCGTTTACCAACCACAAAGAGAAATGAGCTATGTTACGGTTATCATCTCATCTCCCAAATCTCTTACGGAAGCAAAAACATTGGTTTTAGAACTAATAGATGGATATAAATATACGCACCCGCGAATGGTGCGCCAGAGGATCTTAGCGGGGGCACGGAAATGGATGGGGCCGTGGGAAGGCTTGGTATTCATTCGCTTGCGAAGGAACCTCATGTACTTCATCTTCTGGCGGACCAAACCCCCCGAGATGGCGATCTCCTCACACCtcaccaccacgaccttctgcCCGTTCAGCAGCTCTTTCGCTATGATCGACGCCAGCCGACCCAGCATGTGATGCCGCGCGTCTACCACCACTCGCTTCGCGCAGATCCCTGATCCCGACACCAtctttgcctctctctctctctcggggtgAAGCGGCCAAACGAGTCTCAGTACGAGAAAAAGTGGCTAGGGTTTCGGGGTTTTATCGAGTTTTTGTTAAGATGAGATTTGAGCAGAATCGGACGGCTAGTAGAATGAATCAGAATCATGAGAGGTTGGGTATTGGGTCAATAGCTTGACCCAAAAACATTGGGGCTTTTGGGCCATCAGTGAGAGTGCACGGTGGCAGAGAATCCTCCATGGAGAATTTCAATCAatcaagtcttttttttttttaataatttatggtttttagtttttaattttaaattattatagagATGTCGTgtatatctaatattttttaaatataaaatgcttATTTGTCGATTTCGTACGGAAGACATCCCTTCTTAATTAGGGTATAATCCATCCAATCTAGTTAGATTgggattgtgtttggatgttgaagtgagttgagttgagatgataaaatattattagaatattattttttaatattattattattttgagatttgaaaaaattgaattgtttattatattttgtgttgggatttgaaaaagttgtaatgatgagttgagatgaattgagagatgtttggtaaccaaacgaagcctggGTTACAAATCAAAAATTTCAATCCATCATTTTTGGCAGATTAGACCAGACCGTTAGTTATCGATTTGGTCggtttataaaaatgtttttcctcttttttctttttagatagaaaaaattaattaaattagtaaaattaaaattaaatgagctCTTtgatgtggattatgtaactaattgattaaaaaaataattattatatttatatttatatttattaatttatgatgttaatagtattaaattactaatttagTATTCATAATGacctatattaaaattttaacattttatatatagttaatgaatattaattaatttcattgtcTATAGATTTTCCATGCTAATATGCAAATTaggtatcttaaaaaaaattaccaaattaCTTTAATTATGTGTAGATAGTAgagtatttatctatatataataaaattattcatcatATGATATACTAGTAAATTGATagcatattaacattttatatatggctaatgaatattaaataatttcattgtatatatattatattcttcatatatacttgcaacttaggtttcttaaaaaaaacgttgcctaattactttaattaagtatagatagtagagtatgtatctacatataataatatgatttatcatataatatatattaattaattgatatcatatattattttatattttatatggtcaataatgaTCCATTGGACGAAAACTACATAATTAGATTATACGACTAcgatataaaacaatatttaaaaatatatttagaaaatatatatatatatatatatacattcggtCAGTCTCAGTCCGATCCAAAAAAATACACCCCAGGACCAGACCGATTACCGAATGTTTCTACATGTTGGGACTACGATCGACCAATAAGACTATTGATCCGGTCGATTTTTCCAATTCAGATCAATAGTCTTAAAACTGACCAAACCAATAGTCTTACAACCCAATTCTTAACCATAAACACactctaaaataaattcatatttggatggaaaaataggtatttaagttaattttaagtacactacaagaaaaatcatttttaccCTAACATTTTAGCCATGATATAAAGTCTATAGCTAAAAGTTGATATttggtgaaggaaaattttaaattcgtcATGAATATCACTTTAACGACCCAAATTGTTACCCTCATTTATattgatcataaatatataagcgAAAAAGTTTCTCATCAAATAAGAAAGTAATTGTGATGACAATTCTATAGTAAAGCACTGCCAACAAGTTGCACTTTTGTCATAAATAGTAAGTTTTATGGaagttataattatttgttaGTTATAGTCTAATAATCAAATTTTTACAGCCTAATTTATCTTCGCAAAAGGTAAATCTATATCGATGATataaaactcataattaaacGTTTCTCTTCAGGgactttttttttacatttttcactAATATCACTTTTAACGGCCAAAATTATTACCGCCATTTATATTGATTGTGAATATATAAGTGGGAAAATTTTTCACTAAATGAGAAAGTAATTGTGATGACAATTCTAGAATTAACGATGATTGTAATCGTCACTAATATTCTTAACGCAGTAGAGCATTGCTAACGAGTTGtaattttgtcataaatattaagttttagcgaatttataattatttgttagttatagtttaataattaactttttgcgactaatttatttttgcaaaagGTAAATCTTTTTCGACGATATAAAACTCGTAATTAAATGTTTCTCTTTAAcgattttgttttaaattttcactaatgTCACTTTTAACGGCCAAAATTATTACTATcgtttatataattatattgattatgAATACAtaagtgaatttatttttcaccaaatgagaaaataattcatttatataattatattgattatgAATACAtaagtgaaattttttttcatcaaatgaGAAAGTAATTGTGACGAAAAGTATAGAATTAGTGACGATTGTATAATGATACacttatattttacaattatcttacaatttattttaaatcaactaGTACAATTGtgatacttatttaaaaaataatttcacttttACCTAactatcattcattttaaatagagtagtaaaatagttgtagAACAATTAtagtctatcatttttcataattatttgtCAGTTATAGTCTAATGAATAACCTTTTGCAACTATGATCGGTCCTTCTCTTCTCTATTGAGAGAGTAAGGTTTTTGAAACGAGGACTTCGGTCTCAACATAGTTTGAGTTTGGTGCATGAACATGGAAGTGGACGAACTGTCACGTAACTGGGAGGGCTTTCATCTTACTGAAGAAGATAATGAAGTTATTCAAGTTTCAGAAGATACAATTAAAGACTCAAATATAAGAGGAGAACATTGTTTGTTGGCTCTTCTTGCTTCTGAAAAAAGTTTTAATAGAGAAGCGTTCAAGGCAACCATGTCTAAGGTGTGGAGAGTTCAAGGATGTTGGTGAGAACAAATTTATAATGGATTTTCAGTATCAATTTGACAAGGACAAAGTTATGCATGACAGGCGATGGTTTTTTGATCGTTCTCTTATAGTGATTCAGATTTTTTATGGTGGATTGATAGTAAAAGACATTATTTTTCCTCGTGAACCCTTTTGGGTGCAAATTCATAATCTACCATTAGCAGCAATGTCTTAAGAAGTTGGATTACAAGTTGGTAGAAGGCTAGGTGTTGCTCATGAAGTGGATGTAGACAAAGAAGGACTGGCATGGGAAAAGTGTCTTCGTGTTAGAGTTGACATAGAATTATCAAAGCCATTGATGAGAGGTACAATGCTCAGTATAGGAGGGAAGAAAACATGGCTGtcttttaaatatgaaaggCTTCAGAATTTGTGTTTCAAGTGTGGGATTGTGAAACACGTAGAGAACGAATGTGTTTAAGCTCAAAATTATTCAAAAGAGGTGCATGTATCTGCCAAGCAGTATGGTCATTGGCTGAGGGCGCAACCTATGAATTCATCTTTATTTGGTGCAAGGAAGTATGGGGGAAGAAGGGACTCAGGCCACCAGCAGCCGTCAGGTTTAGGCAGTGCAAGTAGTGAAGTTCCAAAGGGAAGGGGTGGTTATCCAAAAGTGGTTTTTGAGGAGCAAAACAAGGATGTTTTTGTAGATAATTCaagttttcaatttcaaattcccAAAAGTTTATGGCTAATAATACAGGCAGTTTTAACTTTAAAGTTAGATATAAGGATAAGGGGTATTACTCCTTTAAAAATAGGAGTGATTTTACTGGTGCTATTATTGTTAGTAATGATAAAGCTGAAGAAATGATTTATGATTCTGTTGGAAGCTTGAATAATTAGGATAAGGGAAATGAGATGGGCACAAAGGGTAGCGAATTGAGTTTGAATATAACATCTAAGGAGAGTCGGATGCTAGTTGATGCTGAGTTAAATTTAGCTAAACCCCACGTGGAAGTTTCTAAGAAGATTAATGTTGGACctacaaaaaaattttcttgGAAAAGGAGAACAAGAGAATTAGCTAATAATGTTATTGAAGAAGAATTTTATggtaaagaaggaagaaaaataggAGCTGAATAGGCAAGTTCTCTGGTCATAAGTCCAAATGGGAAGATAAcaaaatcaattattaattcTGATACATGTGTTATTCAGAATAAGTTGGTGGAGGCTGCTAAGCAGCTCCACCAACATCAATGAATTATCTAAGTTGGAACTATCGAGGGCTCGAGAGCCCTCGAACAGTTCAAGAACTTCACCTTTGGGTGAAAACAAAGACCCctgattttgttttcttaatggaaacaaaatgcaaaagagATAAGGGGGAGATAGTGAGAAATAAAGTGGGGTTTGATTGTAGTTTTATTGTTGGTAGCAGGGGTCTCAGTGGAGGGTTAGCATTTTTATGCATAGCTCTAGCAATATGAGCTAACTCTTATTCTAGATACCACATGTCTATGAATCTGAGTTGTGATGTTAATAATAATCAGATTCAAATAACAGTATTCTATGAGAGTCATTACACTAAACAGAGAGAGGGGAGTTGGAGATTGTTAAAAGATCTAAATCCTCTAGATGATAAAGCTTGTCTTTGTTTTGGTGATCTTAATGAGATCCTTCACCAAAATGAAAAGCAAGGGGCTGTAGTTAGACCATATAAGCAAATGGAGAGATTTAGAGAAGTTGTTGAGGGATGTGGGCTAAGTGATCTTGGGTACCAAGTAAACAAGTTTACC
This window of the Juglans regia cultivar Chandler chromosome 12, Walnut 2.0, whole genome shotgun sequence genome carries:
- the LOC109021990 gene encoding 60S ribosomal protein L13a-4 — its product is MVSGSGICAKRVVVDARHHMLGRLASIIAKELLNGQKVVVVRCEEIAISGGLVRQKMKYMRFLRKRMNTKPSHGPIHFRAPAKILWRTIRGMIPHKTKRGAAALARLKAYEGIPPPYDKIKRMVIPDALKVLRLQAGHKYCLLGKLSSEVGWNHYETIKELERKRKERSQVAYERKKQLTKLRVKAEKVAEEKLGSHLEIIAPIKY